A genomic segment from Pseudomonas sp. S09G 359 encodes:
- a CDS encoding amino acid ABC transporter permease: MSDFSFWDIVRNLATGLQWTLLLSLVAFIGGGVIGLLVMTMRISKKAFPRGVARTYIELFQGTPLLMQLFLVFFGIALLGVDISPWLAAAIALTLFTSAYLAEIWRGCVDSIAHGQWEASASLALNPLEQLRYVILPQALRIAVAPTVGFSVQVVKGTAVTSIIGFTELTKTGGMLANATFEPFMVYGLVALGYFLLCYPLSLSARYLERRLHASA, translated from the coding sequence ATGAGTGATTTTTCCTTCTGGGACATCGTGCGTAACCTGGCTACCGGCCTGCAATGGACCCTGTTGCTGTCGCTGGTGGCCTTTATCGGCGGCGGCGTGATCGGTTTGCTGGTGATGACCATGCGCATCAGCAAGAAAGCCTTCCCACGCGGTGTCGCGCGCACCTATATCGAACTATTCCAGGGCACTCCGCTGTTGATGCAGCTGTTCCTGGTGTTTTTCGGCATCGCCCTGCTGGGGGTGGATATCTCGCCCTGGCTGGCAGCGGCGATTGCCCTGACCCTGTTTACCAGCGCCTACCTCGCCGAAATCTGGCGCGGCTGCGTCGACTCCATCGCCCACGGGCAATGGGAAGCCTCGGCCAGCCTGGCGTTGAACCCGCTTGAACAACTGCGCTACGTGATCCTGCCCCAGGCGCTGCGGATTGCCGTCGCGCCTACCGTGGGCTTCTCGGTGCAGGTGGTCAAAGGCACCGCCGTGACCTCGATCATCGGCTTCACCGAACTGACCAAGACCGGCGGCATGCTCGCCAATGCCACCTTCGAGCCTTTTATGGTCTACGGCCTGGTGGCGCTCGGTTACTTCCTGCTCTGCTACCCCTTGTCCCTCAGTGCGCGCTACCTGGAAAGGAGACTGCATGCCTCTGCTTAG